Within the Effusibacillus lacus genome, the region CCGGCGGAGCCTGGACAATCGCCTGAACGGTCACTCGCGTATCATGACCGAGGGTTTGTCCGGATTGTACCGTTCGGTCGTCATAACGGAAGGGATAATAGGTTATTAAATCCTGCACTGTAAAAATGCCAAGCCGGGCCAAGTCCCTCTCTCTGGAAGGACCTACCCCGGCAATATGGTTGACAGGAGATTGCAAGGAAAGCATCGCGCACAACACCTATTCAACGGAGAATATATATTCGTACAACGGCTGGCCGCCATAATGAAGTTCAAACTCACAGCGGGAGAACCGCCCGGTCAGTCCATCCAGGAAGGTTTCCGCCTGCTCTTCGGTCACATCCTCACCATAAAAAACAGTAATAATTTCGGAGTTCTCATCGATCATTTTATCCAGCAAAGATTGGGCGGTGTCTTCCAGATCACGTCCAACGGTTACCACTTTTCCTTCGGCAAGCCCCATGAAATCTCCTTCTTTGATTTCAAAGTCCTGATAATTGGAATCACGAACCGCACGGGTAACCTGTCCGGTTTTGATCCGCGCCGCCGCTTCCTTCATCCTTCTTTCGTTTCCATCGGCGTCAGAATCGGCGTCAAACGCCAGCACCGCAGCAATGCCTTGAGGAATCGTCTTGGTTGGAATTACACGGATCCTGTCTCCCAATACAGATTTCGCCTGTTCCGCCGCCATTACGATGTTGGAATTGTTTGGAAGCACATACACAAGATCGACGTTCAGCCCTTCAACTGCTTTCACGATATCTTCCGTGCTGGGGTTCATGGTCTGCCCGCCCTCTACAAGCTGTCCAACTCCGAGGCTTCTGAATATCTCTGCCATGCCCTCGCCGGCGACTACCGCCACTATGCCGTATGGCTGTCTTTGTTCAGTAACGGATCCGGACTCTTCGTAATCATTTTTCAGGTTGTGGTGCTGCTCGGTCATATTGTCAATCTTGATTCGGGTCAATTGCCCGAATTGGATTGCCTCTTCCAGAACTTGTCCCGGACGGAGCGAGTGAATATGTACTTTCACGATATCGTTGGCCGCAACAACCAGCATGGAATCGCCCAAATCCTTCAGCATATTCCGGATCTTCTCTTCCATTGCCTGTTCGGAATCGGGGACCTGATCAAGACGAATGATAAATTCGGTACAGTATCCGAACTCTCCTTCGTGCTCAATATTGGCACCTGCGGGTGCAGGCATGCCATGCGGGATGGGGCCGGTTACCGGTTCATCTGCAGTGGAAAGCGCTTCCTGAATGCTCCTGCCGCTTAACGCCGAAAGAAAGCCTTGATAGATATAAACGAGGCCTTGTCCGCCCGAATCAACCACATTTGCCTGTTTTAACACCGGAAGCAGGTCGGGCGTTCTCTGCAAAGAACGCTCGGCTTCCCTCAGCACCGCTTCCATAACGGAACCAATCGTGGCTGTCACACTGCGCGCAGCTTGCACAGCCGCTTTGGCGGCATCCTTTGCAACCGTCAGAATCGTTCCTTCCACAGGCTTGGCAACCGCGTTATAGGCAGTTGTTACGCCAGCCTGGAAGCTGTCGGCAAACATTTTGACATCGATTGTTTCCTGTTTGGCCACCGCTTTTGCAAATCCACGGAATAATTGAGAAAGAATAACGCCTGAATTCCCCCGGGCTCCCATCAACAACCCGGTTGCAAGAGATTCTGCCACCTTGCCCAGAGGTTGATTCAGCATCCGACGCATCTCATTAACGCCCGATGTGAAAGATAAACTCATATTTGTGCCGGTATCCCCATCCGGAACCGGAAATACGTTTAACGCGTTGACTTTCTGCTTGTTGCTCTCAAGGCTTTGGTGTCCGGCCAGCACCATCTGCACAAACAGTGCTCCGTCCAAATACTTGTGGTTCATAGAATCCTCCTTACCTGTCGCCACTCACCCGGACACCCTGAACAATGATGTTGATCTCGTCAACCTCGAGTCCCAGGGTATTTTCCAGCGTATACTTCACCTTTTCCATCACATTGTTGGCCACCACGGAGATCTTGGTGCCGTAACTTACGATAATATGCAAGTCCACGACCACCCGGTCGTCCACAATGCGGACCTCCACACCGCGCCCCGGATTATCGCGTCCCAACAACTCGCTGATGCTGTCTTTGACCCGCTTCTGGGAGGCCATTCCTACCAGGCCATAGCAATCCAATGCCGCAAAACCGGCAACCGTGGCAATCACATTCTCTTCAATTTCAATTTTGCCCAAATCGTTTTGCAAAACCTTCGGCATGTCAAGCACCTCCACTATGTGCATAAAACATCTGCAAGCTTTCCAGGGTCCCCGCATAGTGTGACCCGGTACTTGTCCCGTGGCACATGGGGGTGAATTTGCATCCATATTCTACTACAAATTCCGACAAAGGAAAAGTCATCTTGCAAGCTTTCTACGGTCTATGGTAAGATAAGCAAGTCAGTCTTATGCAAGGAGGTGCCGGTAGTGGCTAAACGTTGTGAAGTATGTGGCAAAGATCCGAAAACAGGGAACCAGGTTTCCCATTCCCATATTCTGACCAAGCGCCGTTGGTTGCCCAATATTCAACGTGTCCGTGCAGAAGTGAACGGTTCTGTTAAGAGAATTAATGTTTGCACTCGCTGCCTGAAAGCAGGCAAAGTAAAACGCGCGATCTAACGGTCGCGCGTTTTTTATTTTCTTCCCCCTCCTATTCTTTTTTCTGGAACACACTCAACATAGCCTTGACAATACCGCCTAGAAATCTGGGCAATTTGATGGTATAAAAACGCAAGTGAGACCCCTCCTCAAGTCTAATGATCAGTCCGAACCATGCACAAACCGCCTGTGGCGGGTGAGGATGCCCGCCCATAGGCGGTTCCACCGTCGTTTATATATATATTCCCGATTAAACAAAATGTGCCGTCGCAAAATGAAAAAGGGTCATGTTCTCCTTTCAGAGATATGACCCTGCAATTGATTTTATGACTCCCCCCGGATCAATCGAATCGCTTCCGCAGGATTCGGTGCCCCGTAAACCGCTGACCCGGCCACAAGGACATTGGCCCCCGCTTCCCGAACCAACGGGGAAGTTTCCGGGTGAATCCCCCCGTCCACTTCAATATCCACATGCTGCAGACCTTGTGCGTCAAGCAGATTACGCAAAGACCGGATTTTCGGGACGACGGATTCAATAAATTTCTGTCCGCCAAATCCGGGATTGACGGTCATCAACAGCACCATGTCCAGGTCCCCCAGCACATGCTCGATCATCTGGATCGGGGTGTGCGGGTTCAAGGCCACGGAAGATTGGATCCCAAGCGATTTGATCAATTGGAGAGTTCTGTGCAGATGCGGAGAGGCTTCCGCATGAACTGAAATGATATCTGCACCCGCCTTCACAAAATCGGATATGTAGCGATCCGGCTGTTCAATCATCAAATGCACATCCAGCGGCAATCGGGTATGAGGCCGGATGGCATCCACAATCAGCGGCCCGATGGTAATATTGGGAACAAAATGGCCGTCCATAACATCCACATGGACATAGTCAGCTCCCCCATCTTCGATAATCCTGATTTGTTCGCCCAATTTGGCAAAATCGGCTGACAGAATGGAGGGGGCAATCTTGATCATGTTCAATACCTTCCTTCTTTCGAATGCTTAACTTCATGCAGGAATTCCAGATAGTGTTCGTACCGTGTCCTGTCCAGTTCCCCATCCTTGACGGCTTTCAGGACAGCGCAATCATGTTCCGTTTCATGTTCGCATTCCCGATAGTAACAATCCTGGCTAAACCTGGCCAGATCGCGGAAACAGTCATCCAACTCGGCCGGCTCCATCTCTCCGAAGTCCAGCTGGCTGAATCCCGGAGTATCCGCGATAAACGACCGGTCGTCAACGGGGAGGAGCTCCACATGACGGGTCGTATGGCGACCCCTTCCCAGCTTGTGGGATACTTCCCCCATCTTCAGGTTCAGTTCCGGGAACAGCGCGTTCAGGAGAGATGATTTTCCCACACCTGACTGACCGGCTAAGACGGATATCCGGTCGGCGAACAGGGAGCGGACTTCCTCCAGTCCCTCTCCAAGTCTGACCGACACTTGCAAAACCGGGTACCCCATTTTGGCATAGGGAAGGATTGCCGCTTCCACTCCACGCCGCTCTTCCAGGAGGTCCATCTTTGTAAGGACAATAGCTGCATGAAGCCTGGCCTTTTCAATCAGTACCAGCATCCGGTCCAACAGGCGCAAGTTCAGATCCGGCTCCCTCACCGNNNNNNNNNNNNNNNNNNNNNNNNNNNNNNNNNNNNNNNNNNNNNNNNNNNNNNNNNNNNNNNNNNNNNNNNNAGAATACCAGGACAGCCTGATCCACATTTGATATGGGAGGACGAATCAATTCAACAGAACGCGGAAAAATTTCTTCAATTACTCCTTCCCGGCTGCCAACAGGAGTAAACTCCACCCGATCGCCGACAAGGGGGGAGATGCCGCGTTTTTTGAAGATTCCCCGCGCCCTGCACTGATAGATTCGATCAGCCGCCATTACATAGTAGAACCCGGCCAGCGCCTTTACAATCATTCCTTCAGGCATGCAATTCCTCCATTAACGCGAGTACGGAACAACTTTCCTTTCTTTCAGCGACCCGTTCTCGTAAACCTCAATCTCGCCTGTTCCGTTCGGGGCGATCCAGAGTTCCACCGGGAACTCTTTCTTTGAAGTTACCTTTTCGTCATTAACCACCACTTGTTGTCCGCGTGCGTCCTTACGTACGATCTTGATCGTTACGGTGGAGCCGTTGTCCGGGTCGGCAATCACTTTATAGGAGAGCTTCTGGGTGGCCGGATCCGCACCCTTCGAGACCCAAAGATGGATCTTTGTATCTTTCGGCACATCCTGGTTGAAATCGGACGGTTCCTGTCTGATGACCTGACCGTTGGGAACTGTATAACTGTACTCGTCCACAATGTTCCCGATGGGAAACCCGGCGTTCTGAATCGCTTGGGTTGCCGCCGTCAAAGTCTTGTTCCGGACATCGGGCACCTTGGACAATTCCGGACCGGAAGAGATGAAGATTTCGATTGGAGTCTGACCAGGGATGACTGGAACGGCAACTGACGGGAAGTGCCTGATGACCCTGCCTTTCTCGATCGTCTTATGAGGTTCGCTTGTGAATTTGATGGCGCTCAGATCCAGATTCAGGTCGGCCAGTTCTTTCCTTGCTTCCTCCTCGGTCTTTTTCTCCAGATTGGGCATTACAATTGTTTCTGCACCGGTGCTGACCTTGAGAGTCACGATGCGATTGGTCTTCACCTGTCTGGTCGATTCCGGATCCTGTTCAAACACAAGGCCCGCCTGCATGGGCGGACGAACGCCCGGTTCACCAGGGTCTTTGGCTTCCACTTTCTTGATATTCTCAATCTTGAAACCATATTGCTTGACCAGATAATCAACCGCCTGATCATAAGGCATCCCGACAACCTTTGGCATTTCAACAACCTGACCAGCCATGAACTTGTTCATGATGGTATACCCTGCCGCCACTCCAACGGTGCCAAGCATGAGCAGTCCCATGATCAGGCTGATGGTTTTCCACAGGTTTCGCTTCTTGGGTTCCGAGTCTTCCGATTCGTCTTTGGTCGCCTGTTTGGTTGCGGTAGACTCATGGAAAGCGGCTGCCGGAATCTGGATCGTCGGTTGGGTGTAAGCCGTTGTGTCCGGTGCCGTAAACTTGGCCACATTGGGATTTTGCAGTGCATTGTCAAGATCCCGATACATTTCCTTTGCCGATTGGTAGCGAACTTCCGGATTCTTGGCCAGCGCCTTCAGAATAATGTTTTCCACACTTTGCGGGATCTTCGGGTTGATCTGTCTCGGCTCCACAAAGTGTTCCTGCAGATGCTTCAACGCAACGGAGATCGGTGTCTCTCCCGAGAATGGCAATTCACCGGTCAGTGTTTCGTACAACACGACACCCAGGGAGTAAATGTCAGATTTCACATCGGTGATGGCCCCCCTTGCCTGTTCGGGGGAGAAATAATGCACCGAGCCGATTACCGAGCCATTATGCGTGATTGTACTGGAAGTAACAGCTCTTGCGATTCCAAAATCGGTTACTTTGACATGACCGTCTTTGCCGATCATAATATTGTGCGGCTTAATGTCCCTGTGCACAATCTGATGGTCATGGGCATGCTGCAGCGCCGAACAGATCTGCTTGGCGATATCCACCGCTTCCACTACCGGCAGGGGAGCCCGCTCCTGGATGATTTCCTTCAGTGTCTTGCCGTTGATGTATTCCATTACGATAAAGTATGTCTCGTCTTCGACGCCAACATCATAAATATTCACCACGTTGGGGTGGGAAAGGCTGGCGGCAGACTGGGCCTCCCTTCGGAAACGCCGGACAAATTCCTCGTCTGCCACAAACTGTTGACGCAGGACTTTTACGGATACATAGCGGTTCAGGATTGTATCAAGGGCGCGATACACGATGGCCATGCCGCCCCCGCCGATCCGTTCCAGTATTTCGTACCGATTGGCCAATTTTTTGCCTATCACTGCGTCTCACCCCGTTTCTCCCTGCCTGTATTTTGCAATGCGACAACGGTAATATTATCAGTACCGCCTTCTTCAAGGGCGCGTTCAATCAGTTTGTCGATCTTTTCTTCCAGACTGCCAACATGCTTCATGACCTGTTCGATTTCCTCATCGCTTACCAGGTTGGTCAAACCATCCGTGCACAGCAGAAGGATATCCCCTTCCTTCCACCGGGTATTGATGAGGTCCACTTCCACGCGCTGATCGGTTCCCAAAGCCCGCGTCAATATGTTCCTTTGCGGATGGGAATTGACCTCTTCTTCGGTCAACTGCCCGTTTTTGTACAGTTCGTTGACAAGCGAGTGGTCGTCCGTCAACTGGCGGATGCCTTCCGGCTTGATCAAATACCCCCTGCTGTCGCCTATGTATCCCATGGTGATGGAATGGGGACTGACAATGCCGGCCACAATTGTTGTCCCCATCCCGGAATATCCGCTGGTACTTTGTCCCCTCCTGAATATTTCCTCATTGGCGAGCAGGATGGCTTCCACTATGGAATCGCTCAAGTCGGGTTCCGCTTCCTGCCCGGTTTTGGCGCTCAGCTTTTCCCGAAGATACTGTCCCGCCACCTCCACCGCGATCGATGAAGCGATTTCCCCTGCCAGATGGCCGCCCATTCCGTCCGCCACCAGAACAACCTGATACGGGTCCAGGTCCACATGCAGGGCAAACTCGTCTTCATTGATTTGCCGGACCAACCCGATGTGACTTTTCGCCGCATATTTCATTCAGTTCACCTCTGGATTCTCCCCTGTTCGGCACGCAACTGGCCGCAAGCGGCCGCGATGTCATGCCCCATCTCCCGTCTGACTGTGGCATTGACTCCCAGTCGGTTCAGTTCCTCCACGAAAGCCCGAATCTGTTCCTTCGGGGTTCGCCGGTAATTTCTCTCCGGTACGTAATTCACGGGGATCAGATTTACATGGCATTGAAAACCGTTCAACAACTCGGCGAGTGCACGGGCATGCCGCAGATCATCATTCACGCCGCCGATCAGCGCATATTCAAAGGACAACCGGCGTCCCGTCTGATTCCAATAGTAGCGGCAGGCATCCATCAGCTTCTCGATATTCCATGCCCGGTTGACAGGCATCATGGAACTTCGCAATTCGTCAAAGGGCGAATGCAAGGAGATTGCCAGAGTGATTTGCCGTTTCTCATCGGCCAACCGCCTGATGGCCGGCACAAGACCGCTGGTTGATACCGTGATGTGGCGGGTTCCGATATTCAGGGATTCGGGAGCCGTAATGATATCGATAAACTTCATCGCCGCATCATAATTTTCCAAGGGTTCGCCGGAGCCCATCAGTACAATCGAAGAGACCCGTTCCTCCCCCTCATCCAACATCCGCTGGAAAAACATGACCTGCTCCACAATTTCCCCTGCAGACAAGTTGCGAATCAGTCCGCCGAGGGTGGAGGCACAGAAGGTACATCCCATCCGGCAGCCGACCTGAGAGGATACACAAACCGAGTTGCCGTAATTGTGACGCATGAGAACGGTTTCGACTGTGCTGCCGTCGTGGAGTTCCAACAAAAGTTTGATGGTCCCGTCCCGGGATGTCTGGCGGGTTACTTCCTTCATTGTCCCGATTAAGGCCTTTTCCTTCAACTGTGCCCGGAAGGTCGCAGGTAAATTGGTCATTTCGTCGAAGGAAGTCGCCCGCTTTTTGTACAGCCAATCATATACCTGTTTGGCACGGAACTTCGGCTGCCCCAGTTCCTGCACCCATTGTTCCATCTCTTCCGGCAGCATGCCGTACAGTTGGACTTTTGTTTCCGTGAGTTGAACCAGTTGTTCGATTCTGATCACCCCCTGTTCATTTCATTTTCCGCAATCTGCATATGAAAAATCCGTCTGTGCCAAAATGGTGAGGGAGCATCTGCACCCAACCATCCGGCGTCAAAGCCTTGCGGCTCACAGTCTTGGGCAAGAAGGACAAGAGCGGATCAATTTCAAAATCATCGCGTTCTCTCAATAAACTTCGTACAATTTCTTCATTTTCCTTCCGTTCAACGGTGCAGGTGGAATAAATCAGGATGCCGCCCGGTTTGACCGAACCGGCCACCAGGCGGATCAAGTCCGCCTGGATCTGCCGGATCTCCTTGACATCATCCGGTGTCTTGCGCCATTTGATGTCCGGCTTTCTGCGAATCACTCCGAAACCTGAACAGGGAGCGTCCAGCAGGATCGCGTCAAACTGTCCCAAAGAAGGGAGCAGCTCACGGATATCCCCCGTTACCGGCCGGATGGATTGGAGTCCCAACCGTTGGGCGGCATTTCGAATGAGTTCGATTTTGTGTTCATGAATGTCCGCCGCGAAGACTTCCCCCTGATCTCCCGCCAGTTCGGCCAAATGGGTGGTCTTTCCGCCGGGAGCCGCACAGGCATCAAGGATTCGCATGCCGGGTTGAGGGTTGACACATCGGGCCACCAACATCGAACTTTCGTCCTGCACACTGCACATACCTTTTTGAAACACCTTCAGTTTGGCAACGTCGGTACCGGAATTGAGCACGATTCCATCCGGAGAGACAATGGAAGCATGCGCCTCAACGCCTTCCTCCGCAAGCGCTTTGATCACCTCATCACGGTTTGCCCGCATGGAATTCACCCGTAAGGACAGGGAAGGCCGTTCATTGTTTGCCATGCAGATTCGCTCCGTCTCCTCCGGACCGTACTGATCGAACCATTCCTTGACCAGCCACTCCGGATGGGAATGAACAAGCGCCAGATGACGAATGGGATCAAACCCTGCAGAAGGAAAATCCGGTTTGCCGCCCCGCAGCAAATTGCGCAACACCGCATTGACGAATCCGGAGAGTCTGGGATTTCGCCTCTTCGCGATCTCCACCGCCTCATGAATAGCCGCAAATGGAGGAATCCGTTCAAGATAGTCCAACTGATAGACGGTCAACCGGAGCAAGTTCCGCACCCAAGGCTCCAGCTTGGCCACCGGTTGCTTCAGGAGCGGCCGTATCCGGAAGTCCAGGGTGTTCAGCCGTTGCACAGTTCCATATACAATTTCGGTCAGAAGCCCTTTGTCGTTAACTGGGAGGTTATAACGAGACAATGCGTTCTGCAGGGCCAGGTTGCTGTAGGCTTGTTGTTCGTCCACGGCCAGCAGCACCTGCAAGGCGATCTCCCGGACGGGAATCGGTTGTCGGTTAGAAGTTTTCAGCTTGGTCGTCAAATTGTTTCCCTGCCTCCATGGTTTGCCCCCGCAGCAGTTCGGCTGCTGCCATCCGGCGTTTCCCTTCCGGCTGCAGCTCCTTGATGGCCAGAATTCCCTCTCCCGTCTGAACCTGTATCTCATCCTTCTCCGCTTTCAGCACGGTACCCGGATTTTTACCCGTGACTGCCAATTCATCCACGATTTCCGTCCACCAGATTTTGTAGACCTTGCCGTCCAGTTTGGTGAAGGCAACCGGCCACGGATTCAGTCCCCGAACCTGGTTATAGATTTCACGGGCTTTTTTGGACCAGTCGATCCGTTCATCTTCCCGCGTCAGATTCGGCGAGTAGGTTGCCAGGGATTCATCCTGCGGAGTTTCCTTGACAGTGCCATCAAGGATCGCAGGAATCGTTTCGATCAGAAGTTTCGCTCCCGCCTGGGCAAGCTTGTCGTGCAAGGTTCCGACGGTGTCCCGTTCTTCTATCGGCACCCGGACTTGTGACAGCATATCCCCCGCATCCAACTGCTGAACCATTCGCATAATGGTTACACCCGATTCCTTGTCTCCGTTGATGATGCAGCGGTGAATCGGGGCACCTCCCCTGTGTTTCGGCAGCAAAGACGCATGTACATTGACACAGCCAAGTCTTGGCAGATTCAGAAGACGGGACGGGAGGATCTGTCCATATGCTGCCGTTACCAAAAGGTCCGGCCGCAAATTCTCCAGATAGTCCAGTGAATCCTCTGTCCGTACCTTTTCCGGTTGATAAACGGGCAGTCCGAGATCGTGTGCCGCAACCTTCACCGGCGGGGGCGTCAGCTGTTTGCCCCTGCCTTTTGGCCGATCAGGTTGGGTCACTACACATACTATATTGTACCCGGCCTCAACCAACGCCTTCATGCTGGGCACGGCAAAGTCGGGAGTTCCCATGAATAGAATGCGCACTAAATCGCTCCTCCTGCCTCATTGGATCGTCAAAATTTAATAAATTTCGGTATACCAGCATGTGTGGCAACCTGTCAATCATTTCTGATTTTTAATCAAATCCATCGGATTCACGTAATCGGTAAACAGAATCCCGTTCAAATGATCAATCTCGTGCAGGATGCACCGGGCCAGCAGATCTTCTCCTTCAACGGTGATTTCTTCCCCGTGCCGGTTCAGTCCCTTGGCCACCACCCGTTTCGCCCGTTTCACTTCGGCTGTGACACCCGGAATGGACAGGCACCCTTCAGGACCGATCTGCTCACCTTCTGTTGAGACCACCTCCGGGTTAATCATCTCAATCAATCCATCGCCACAGTCCATCACAATCACACGCTTGGAAATTCCCACCTGAGGAGCGGCCAGTCCGACCCCTTCGGCGTCATACATCGTTTCCGCCATATCATCCAGCAGCTTGTGAATGTTTTTCGTAATTTCCTTTACCGGTTTTGCCGTTTCCCGCAAGACCGGGTCACCTTCTTTGCGAATAATCCGAATCGCCATTTGTTCCACCTCGTATAGGATCAGTTATGTGTTTGCATCGATTGTAACAAGTAGTAATCCCGGCCGTGCATCCGGACGGCTAGAGGATCATTTGAGCGTTTACATCTATTGTAATTGTTCCGCCCTGTTCCCTTGCAAGTCTGGAGGATTCCAGATAACCGGCCAGCAGGACCGGTTGTGCTTTTGCAAAATCCCGCACCTTGACGCACAGATGGTACCGGTGCTTGCCTTGCAGTTTGGGAATGGGCGCCGGACAAGCAGGCAGTACCTCCGCAACACTCGCCGTGTGAAATTCGGCCCGCAGCCGCTTTTCCAAAGAACGAACCCATCTTTCCGCTGCTGCCCGGTTCTCGTGCTGAGCGGTAAACACCGCGAGATCACAAAGAGGCGGATTGTCCAGGGTGCGCCTGATCTCGATTTCCTGCCGGTAAAAATCCTCATAGTCCTGGGTTACGGCGTATTGTATCGCATAATGTTCGGGATGATACGTTTGCACCAGGACAACGCCTTCTGTCTCATGCCGCCCCGCACGGCCAGCCACTTGCGTCAATAACTGAAACGTTCGCTCGGCAGCCCGGAAATCCGGAAGATTCAAGGATGTGTCCGCCGTTATCACACCAACCAGCGAGACACGCGGAAAATCCAATCCTTTGGCAATCATCTGTGTGCCCAGCAGGATGTCCGCCTGTCCGTCCCGAAACTGCTGCAGCAATCGTTCATGACTTCCCTTGGTTCCGGTAGTGTCCACATCCATCCGGATTACCCTGGCAGCGGGAAAAACCTTGTTCAGTTCCTCCTCGACCCGCTGGGTTCCCGTTCCAAACGTACGGATATGCGGGCTACTACAGGAAGGACACTGAGACACGGAAGGTTCCGAATGACCGCAATAATGGCAGCGGAGAACCTCAAATCCGTGCGCCTTATGATAAGTAAGCGAGATGTCGCAGTCGGGACAGCGTGCCACATACCCGCAGTTCCGGCAAAGGATGAAAGAGGAGTATCCCCTGCGGTTGAGGAACAGAATGATTTGCTCCTGTTTGGCCAGCCGGTCCAGAATCAAGTGATGCAGGGGCCGGGAAAACATCGACCGGTTGCCTGCCTGCAGTTCCTGCCTCATGTCGATGACTCTGACAGTAGGTAGCGACTTTTTGTTAAAACGGGTTGGAAGCAGGATTCTTCTTCCTTCGCCCCGTTCGATCATAAACCTTGTTTCCAGGGACGGCGTAGCCGAACCCAGTACCAGCACGGCCCCATGATGGAGGGCCCTCTGCCAGGCAACTTCCCGTGCGTGGTATTTCGGTTGTTCTTCCTGTTTATAAGATAGTTCATGTTCTTCATCAATGACAATGAGTCCAAGGTTCTCAAGCGGAGCAAAGACGGCCGAACGGGCCCCGACCACAATGGAAGCGGTTCCCCTGCGGATTCGTTTCCATTCGTCATAACGTTCCCCCTGGGACAACCGGCTGTGCAAGACTGCCACATCATCTCCAAAACGCCGCTTGAACCTCTCCACCATCTGCGGTGTCAAAGAAATCTCCGGCACGAGCACGATAGCCTTCCGCCCCTGTGCCATGCAGGCGGCAATGGATTGCAGATAGATTTCCGTCTTGCCGCTTCCCGTCACACCCTGCAGCAGAATACGATCCGGCCGCCCTGCTGCCATGGCGGAGGCAATCAGCCGGTAAGCCTGTTCCTGCTCGCCGGTCAGGGCCAGAGGGCGTTCCCTTTCACCCGTAAACCGGTTGGCATAAGGATTGCGCCGTTCCTCCACCTGGGACAGAACAAGGATTCCTTTCCTGACCAGCGAGTTTATGGTGGAATAAGTCGTATGGGTAGCTCGCAGGACATCGCGGACCGGTATGGAAGGGCCGTGCATCCG harbors:
- the rlmN gene encoding 23S rRNA (adenine(2503)-C(2))-methyltransferase RlmN; this encodes MIRIEQLVQLTETKVQLYGMLPEEMEQWVQELGQPKFRAKQVYDWLYKKRATSFDEMTNLPATFRAQLKEKALIGTMKEVTRQTSRDGTIKLLLELHDGSTVETVLMRHNYGNSVCVSSQVGCRMGCTFCASTLGGLIRNLSAGEIVEQVMFFQRMLDEGEERVSSIVLMGSGEPLENYDAAMKFIDIITAPESLNIGTRHITVSTSGLVPAIRRLADEKRQITLAISLHSPFDELRSSMMPVNRAWNIEKLMDACRYYWNQTGRRLSFEYALIGGVNDDLRHARALAELLNGFQCHVNLIPVNYVPERNYRRTPKEQIRAFVEELNRLGVNATVRREMGHDIAAACGQLRAEQGRIQR
- the def gene encoding peptide deformylase, which codes for MAIRIIRKEGDPVLRETAKPVKEITKNIHKLLDDMAETMYDAEGVGLAAPQVGISKRVIVMDCGDGLIEMINPEVVSTEGEQIGPEGCLSIPGVTAEVKRAKRVVAKGLNRHGEEITVEGEDLLARCILHEIDHLNGILFTDYVNPMDLIKNQK
- the rsmB gene encoding 16S rRNA (cytosine(967)-C(5))-methyltransferase RsmB — encoded protein: MTTKLKTSNRQPIPVREIALQVLLAVDEQQAYSNLALQNALSRYNLPVNDKGLLTEIVYGTVQRLNTLDFRIRPLLKQPVAKLEPWVRNLLRLTVYQLDYLERIPPFAAIHEAVEIAKRRNPRLSGFVNAVLRNLLRGGKPDFPSAGFDPIRHLALVHSHPEWLVKEWFDQYGPEETERICMANNERPSLSLRVNSMRANRDEVIKALAEEGVEAHASIVSPDGIVLNSGTDVAKLKVFQKGMCSVQDESSMLVARCVNPQPGMRILDACAAPGGKTTHLAELAGDQGEVFAADIHEHKIELIRNAAQRLGLQSIRPVTGDIRELLPSLGQFDAILLDAPCSGFGVIRRKPDIKWRKTPDDVKEIRQIQADLIRLVAGSVKPGGILIYSTCTVERKENEEIVRSLLRERDDFEIDPLLSFLPKTVSRKALTPDGWVQMLPHHFGTDGFFICRLRKMK
- the priA gene encoding primosomal protein N' yields the protein MSGKVKLPFAEVIVDIHAREVDRPFHYRIPEAFAGQVHVGTRVIVPFGPRRLEGYVIGFSSEPEPDVKNIKEILDVLDEQPPLTEELVKLADWMSYRYLSSKAASVQALFPAGVRARTSVRLTLKEDVWNKLRKSGSVGISPKEQQILDLLAEGAPVYKDKLLKDAPGLKAPLQRLLRLGTVEEKHEVSQAVQTLYITAVSCTLREADFQKAMDEIPARAFKQKEVARWIRMHGPSIPVRDVLRATHTTYSTINSLVRKGILVLSQVEERRNPYANRFTGERERPLALTGEQEQAYRLIASAMAAGRPDRILLQGVTGSGKTEIYLQSIAACMAQGRKAIVLVPEISLTPQMVERFKRRFGDDVAVLHSRLSQGERYDEWKRIRRGTASIVVGARSAVFAPLENLGLIVIDEEHELSYKQEEQPKYHAREVAWQRALHHGAVLVLGSATPSLETRFMIERGEGRRILLPTRFNKKSLPTVRVIDMRQELQAGNRSMFSRPLHHLILDRLAKQEQIILFLNRRGYSSFILCRNCGYVARCPDCDISLTYHKAHGFEVLRCHYCGHSEPSVSQCPSCSSPHIRTFGTGTQRVEEELNKVFPAARVIRMDVDTTGTKGSHERLLQQFRDGQADILLGTQMIAKGLDFPRVSLVGVITADTSLNLPDFRAAERTFQLLTQVAGRAGRHETEGVVLVQTYHPEHYAIQYAVTQDYEDFYRQEIEIRRTLDNPPLCDLAVFTAQHENRAAAERWVRSLEKRLRAEFHTASVAEVLPACPAPIPKLQGKHRYHLCVKVRDFAKAQPVLLAGYLESSRLAREQGGTITIDVNAQMIL
- the fmt gene encoding methionyl-tRNA formyltransferase — protein: MGTPDFAVPSMKALVEAGYNIVCVVTQPDRPKGRGKQLTPPPVKVAAHDLGLPVYQPEKVRTEDSLDYLENLRPDLLVTAAYGQILPSRLLNLPRLGCVNVHASLLPKHRGGAPIHRCIINGDKESGVTIMRMVQQLDAGDMLSQVRVPIEERDTVGTLHDKLAQAGAKLLIETIPAILDGTVKETPQDESLATYSPNLTREDERIDWSKKAREIYNQVRGLNPWPVAFTKLDGKVYKIWWTEIVDELAVTGKNPGTVLKAEKDEIQVQTGEGILAIKELQPEGKRRMAAAELLRGQTMEAGKQFDDQAENF